A part of Desulfotomaculum nigrificans DSM 574 genomic DNA contains:
- a CDS encoding hydantoinase/oxoprolinase family protein: protein MRVATDIGGTFTDLVSVDEQGRISIAKSHTTPPNFEQGVIDVIQKSGIDPREIEAFIHGTTVIINALTERKGAKTGLITTKGFRDVLEIGRGNRPDLYNVRYQKPTPFVPRYLRKEVEERLNYKGEVLTPLNKEQVKAVVEYFKKEKVEAIAVTYLHAYANPIHEQQTVEIIKELWPEVAVTASYEVTKEWREYERTSTCVLNSYVKPTAALYVDRLESKLSDIGVEGKKYIMQSNGGTTTFAQSKVTPINMVESGPVAGVFGAAVLGQMLGEKNIIAFDIGGTTAKCSLIDRGEVKVTTEYKIEKTDRTAGYPIKVPVVDIVEIGNGGGSIAWIDDAGSLKVGPQSAGALPGPVAYGRGGTEPTTTDASLITGRLSAKNFDNEVDLVEVSRAIHEKVAKHFNLSVEEAALGIIRIANSNMLNALKLISVRKGYDPREFTMVAFGGGGPMHAAALARELGVKKVIVPVAASVFSAWGMLMTDLRHDYIQTYIRRVNDVDLNEINQEWQKMEEQALAQYQTEDIAPDKVVFSRFVDMRYLGQEHTVKVPVPNMVWDQAAVQEVIRRFHEVHEHYYTFKLEGAPTEIVNLHLVAFGTVKKPEMYKMENIGGSAEEALLETRPVLYEGEGWIDTKVYAREKLAAEVTIEGPAIVEEPSASTVIYPGQSVTVDIYGNLIIRTGV, encoded by the coding sequence ATGCGGGTAGCAACTGACATCGGGGGGACATTTACGGACCTGGTTTCCGTTGATGAACAAGGAAGAATTAGCATTGCGAAAAGTCACACTACTCCCCCCAATTTTGAACAAGGGGTTATTGATGTCATTCAAAAAAGCGGGATTGATCCCAGAGAAATTGAAGCTTTTATCCACGGCACAACGGTGATCATTAATGCTTTGACAGAGCGCAAAGGGGCTAAAACAGGTCTCATCACAACCAAAGGATTTCGTGATGTGTTGGAGATCGGACGGGGCAACCGGCCCGACCTGTATAACGTTCGCTACCAAAAACCCACTCCCTTCGTTCCTCGCTATCTACGGAAGGAAGTAGAAGAGCGGCTTAACTACAAGGGGGAAGTCCTTACTCCCTTAAATAAAGAACAGGTTAAGGCGGTAGTGGAGTATTTCAAAAAAGAAAAAGTTGAAGCCATTGCCGTAACCTATCTTCATGCCTATGCCAATCCCATTCATGAACAGCAAACCGTAGAGATCATTAAGGAACTCTGGCCGGAAGTGGCTGTTACTGCATCATACGAGGTAACCAAGGAATGGCGTGAGTATGAACGTACCAGCACCTGTGTTTTGAACTCTTATGTTAAACCTACTGCAGCCCTATACGTGGATCGGTTAGAATCAAAACTCAGCGACATTGGCGTAGAAGGCAAAAAATATATCATGCAGTCCAACGGTGGTACCACCACGTTTGCTCAATCCAAGGTCACACCCATCAATATGGTGGAATCGGGGCCGGTGGCCGGTGTTTTTGGTGCTGCGGTTTTGGGACAGATGCTGGGAGAAAAAAATATTATTGCCTTTGATATCGGCGGAACTACCGCAAAGTGTTCGTTAATTGATCGCGGTGAGGTGAAGGTCACCACGGAATATAAGATTGAAAAAACCGATCGTACCGCCGGTTATCCCATTAAGGTACCCGTGGTGGATATTGTGGAAATCGGTAACGGCGGCGGGTCCATCGCCTGGATTGACGACGCCGGCTCCCTTAAAGTGGGGCCCCAATCCGCCGGTGCCCTGCCGGGACCCGTTGCTTACGGCCGGGGAGGTACGGAGCCTACTACCACCGACGCCAGCTTAATTACCGGCCGTCTGTCAGCGAAAAACTTTGATAATGAAGTGGACTTGGTGGAAGTAAGCAGGGCCATCCACGAGAAGGTTGCCAAGCATTTTAATTTATCCGTTGAGGAGGCAGCTTTGGGCATAATCCGCATTGCCAACTCCAATATGTTAAATGCCCTGAAATTAATTTCAGTTCGTAAGGGATATGATCCCCGTGAATTTACCATGGTTGCCTTTGGAGGCGGTGGTCCCATGCACGCAGCGGCTCTGGCAAGGGAGTTGGGTGTTAAGAAGGTTATTGTTCCGGTGGCGGCTTCGGTATTCTCTGCCTGGGGCATGCTAATGACTGACCTGCGTCACGACTATATTCAAACCTATATTCGCAGGGTCAATGACGTTGATCTTAACGAAATAAATCAAGAATGGCAAAAGATGGAAGAGCAGGCCCTGGCCCAATACCAAACCGAAGACATTGCTCCTGATAAGGTTGTTTTCTCACGTTTTGTGGATATGCGTTACCTGGGTCAGGAACATACCGTTAAAGTTCCGGTTCCCAACATGGTATGGGATCAAGCGGCAGTGCAAGAAGTCATCCGCCGGTTCCATGAGGTACACGAACACTATTACACCTTTAAGCTGGAAGGTGCTCCCACAGAAATTGTTAACCTGCATCTGGTGGCCTTTGGTACGGTTAAGAAACCGGAAATGTATAAGATGGAAAATATAGGTGGTTCTGCCGAAGAAGCCCTGCTGGAAACCAGGCCGGTACTTTATGAAGGTGAAGGCTGGATCGATACCAAGGTCTACGCCCGTGAGAAGCTGGCTGCTGAAGTAACCATTGAAGGACCGGCGATTGTAGAGGAACCCTCTGCATCCACCGTCATTTACCCGGGACAATCTGTAACCGTTGATATCTATGGTAACTTGATTATTAGGACGGGGGTGTAA
- a CDS encoding hydantoinase B/oxoprolinase family protein — MSQSINQPIDAFTLDIVKDSLIAIGEEMFYALARTSMSPIIYEVLDYASGLTDVNGQLLTQGNGATGFIGLLTFMVKETINKYGKDGLKPGDIIIINDPYVGGGSHLSDVGLVLPIFYNGELVAFSANKAHWTEVGGKDPGSWTTDSTEIFQEGLQFPCIKIFEEGKLNQALVDLIAANVRFPDLSLGDMWAQIAALRTGEKRFIELCDKYGKDVVMASIDRLLEHGEQMTRKQLAQLPKGTFEAVDYIDDDGVGNGPLKVQVKVTITDEKFICDFRGSHPQVLGPVNCSYAALVSAVRIIFMAITNPSQDVNDGIFRPLEVIADRGSIFACERPAAVSTYWETMIYGADLIWKALAPVLPHRLTAGHLLSVCAVIVSGMHPDTNEPFLIVEPSVGGWGAGQGKDGEPGQFCIGDGETFNVPVEVAETRYGIMVDEYSFRADGAGAGEFRGGSGCIRTYRALTDNQFVTATFGRHKYLPWGFNGGKDGSENSFSIIKANGEIDGPFGKYARYPLNKNDVVRLVTATGGGYGDPFKRPAEKVVMDVKNEFITLEQARNDYGVIINPETLAVEGFTEERLQKERN, encoded by the coding sequence ATGAGTCAATCAATAAACCAACCAATTGATGCCTTTACCCTTGATATTGTCAAGGATTCGCTTATTGCCATCGGTGAAGAGATGTTCTACGCCCTGGCTCGTACCTCTATGAGTCCGATTATTTATGAGGTATTGGACTATGCCAGCGGATTGACCGATGTGAATGGGCAACTTCTGACTCAAGGGAACGGGGCCACCGGTTTTATCGGTCTCTTAACCTTTATGGTCAAAGAGACAATTAATAAGTATGGTAAAGACGGCCTTAAACCCGGAGATATTATCATCATCAATGACCCTTACGTGGGTGGGGGTTCACACCTATCCGACGTAGGTCTAGTGTTACCCATTTTCTACAATGGAGAACTGGTGGCTTTTTCAGCCAACAAGGCTCACTGGACAGAAGTTGGCGGTAAGGACCCCGGTTCCTGGACTACCGATTCCACAGAAATCTTCCAGGAAGGCCTGCAATTCCCTTGTATCAAGATTTTCGAAGAAGGTAAATTGAACCAGGCCCTGGTGGATCTTATAGCGGCCAACGTTCGCTTCCCGGATCTTTCCCTGGGTGATATGTGGGCCCAGATTGCTGCTCTGCGTACCGGAGAAAAACGGTTTATCGAACTATGCGATAAGTATGGTAAGGATGTGGTTATGGCTTCCATTGACCGCTTGCTGGAGCACGGGGAACAAATGACCCGTAAACAATTGGCCCAGCTGCCCAAGGGTACCTTTGAAGCCGTTGATTACATTGACGATGACGGTGTGGGCAACGGTCCCCTGAAGGTACAAGTGAAGGTTACCATTACTGATGAAAAATTTATTTGTGATTTCCGCGGCAGCCATCCTCAAGTACTGGGTCCGGTAAACTGCTCCTACGCAGCACTGGTTTCCGCCGTTCGTATTATTTTTATGGCCATTACCAACCCGTCGCAGGATGTGAATGACGGTATCTTCCGCCCCCTCGAGGTGATCGCTGACAGAGGTTCCATTTTTGCCTGTGAGCGGCCGGCCGCAGTTTCTACCTATTGGGAAACCATGATATACGGTGCCGACCTGATTTGGAAGGCCCTGGCCCCTGTGCTGCCCCACCGTCTCACAGCAGGCCACCTGTTGTCGGTGTGTGCAGTCATTGTTTCCGGTATGCATCCGGATACTAATGAGCCATTCCTGATTGTTGAACCATCAGTAGGCGGTTGGGGTGCCGGTCAAGGCAAGGATGGTGAACCCGGACAGTTCTGTATTGGTGACGGTGAAACCTTTAACGTACCTGTTGAGGTTGCGGAAACCCGCTACGGCATAATGGTGGATGAATACAGTTTCCGGGCCGACGGCGCCGGCGCCGGCGAATTCCGGGGCGGCTCCGGTTGTATCCGTACTTACCGTGCCTTAACTGACAACCAGTTTGTCACCGCCACCTTTGGCCGTCATAAGTACTTGCCCTGGGGATTTAACGGTGGTAAAGACGGTTCCGAAAACTCCTTCAGCATTATCAAGGCTAACGGAGAGATTGACGGTCCCTTTGGTAAATATGCCCGTTATCCTCTGAATAAGAACGATGTTGTTCGTCTGGTGACTGCCACCGGTGGCGGCTATGGCGATCCTTTTAAACGCCCGGCCGAAAAAGTAGTAATGGATGTGAAAAATGAATTTATCACCCTGGAGCAGGCCAGAAATGACTACGGGGTCATCATCAATCCTGAAACCCTGGCGGTGGAAGGGTTTACCGAAGAACGGCTGCAAAAGGAGAGAAACTAA